A part of Paraburkholderia azotifigens genomic DNA contains:
- a CDS encoding ABC transporter permease — translation MDWINKFPHMQDEALLHMKRSIDDSFRTFTAAYGDPIDSFFHPLQEFLMAAERFMTQTPWPIIMLLVMVIAWGASRNWKVVLGCFVTLALIGYLDMWQDTMRTVSMIFVCTFLSIVIGLPIGILMAKSDRVRKLVDPILDVMQTMPSFVYLIPVVMLLGIGRVPGLIAVVIYAIPPMIRLTNLGIRLVDRDILEAADAFGSSGWQRLLKVQLPLALPTIMAGVNQTIMMALAMVVVAAMIGVQGLGQPVLKAIANQYFTLGIFNGLAIVGIAVIFDRVSQAYGKRLQKHQEVVHG, via the coding sequence ATGGACTGGATAAACAAATTCCCACATATGCAGGACGAGGCGCTGCTGCACATGAAGCGTTCGATCGACGACAGCTTCCGCACATTCACGGCGGCATACGGCGACCCGATCGACAGCTTCTTCCATCCGCTGCAGGAGTTCCTGATGGCGGCAGAGCGCTTCATGACCCAGACGCCGTGGCCCATCATCATGTTGCTCGTGATGGTCATCGCATGGGGCGCAAGCAGGAACTGGAAGGTCGTGCTCGGGTGCTTCGTCACGCTGGCGCTTATCGGTTATCTCGACATGTGGCAAGACACGATGCGCACTGTATCGATGATTTTCGTGTGCACATTCCTGTCGATTGTCATTGGTTTGCCAATCGGCATTCTCATGGCGAAGTCGGACCGTGTGCGCAAGCTGGTCGATCCCATTCTCGACGTGATGCAAACCATGCCGAGCTTCGTCTATCTGATACCCGTCGTGATGCTGCTCGGTATCGGTCGTGTGCCTGGCCTCATCGCTGTGGTGATCTATGCGATCCCGCCGATGATCCGGTTGACCAATCTCGGCATCCGGCTGGTCGACCGCGACATTCTCGAGGCAGCCGACGCATTCGGCTCATCGGGCTGGCAACGCCTCCTGAAGGTGCAGTTGCCGCTTGCGTTGCCGACCATCATGGCAGGGGTCAATCAAACCATCATGATGGCGCTGGCGATGGTCGTCGTCGCGGCGATGATTGGCGTCCAGGGGCTGGGGCAGCCGGTTCTCAAAGCCATCGCGAACCAGTACTTCACGCTCGGTATCTTTAACGGTCTTGCTATCGTGGGTATCGCGGTCATCTTCGATCGCGTCAGTCAGGCATATGGCAAGCGGCTCCAAAAGCATCAGGAGGTGGTCCATGGCTGA
- a CDS encoding NAD(P)/FAD-dependent oxidoreductase: MLPPRTPRPPLSGTVNADIAVIGGGFAGLSAARRLSQLDASLKVVILEAGEIAEGATGRNSGFIIDLPHEVSSEDYGGSDTSERQHDIKVHRIAIALAQALANEKGWGKDIFDPCGKYNVALGLQGDKHVASYAKQLDKVKEPYKLLDAREIAAVTGTESFTSAIFTPGTVIIQPAAYIRGLADSFHDRVKLYENTPALSFERQGASWLVKTPKGAVSTAKIILANNGQAQSFGLFQGQLLHVYTYASMTEAFEPQRLGGQRSWAATPAFPMGTTVRRVEGANGDRILIRSRYTYNPRMQVSKNAIARAGRVHDRKFEARFPMLKGIPMEYRWAGAMALTWNGVPAFGEIEPGVFAAIACNGVGATKATASGIAAAEAALGQDSWLVQVFRGFAAPKRLPPQPFLTIGATANLSMKEWSAGAE, encoded by the coding sequence ATGCTGCCGCCCAGGACCCCGCGCCCGCCGCTCAGCGGAACGGTGAATGCCGACATCGCGGTCATCGGTGGCGGCTTCGCGGGCCTGTCAGCAGCAAGACGTCTTTCACAACTCGACGCGAGCCTGAAGGTCGTCATCCTCGAGGCGGGGGAGATAGCAGAAGGTGCTACCGGGCGCAATTCGGGCTTCATTATTGACCTCCCTCACGAGGTTTCTTCTGAAGACTACGGTGGTTCCGATACCAGCGAGCGGCAGCACGATATCAAGGTTCACCGCATCGCAATCGCGCTTGCACAGGCGTTGGCCAACGAGAAGGGATGGGGCAAAGACATTTTCGACCCCTGCGGCAAGTACAACGTCGCGCTCGGGCTGCAAGGCGACAAGCATGTCGCGTCCTACGCAAAGCAGCTGGACAAAGTGAAGGAGCCATACAAGCTGCTCGATGCCAGGGAGATTGCTGCTGTGACGGGAACCGAATCCTTTACGTCGGCGATTTTCACGCCCGGCACAGTCATCATCCAGCCCGCAGCGTATATCAGGGGGCTGGCCGATTCATTCCATGACCGGGTGAAGCTTTACGAGAACACGCCGGCCTTGTCATTCGAACGACAGGGTGCATCCTGGCTGGTGAAGACGCCGAAAGGTGCTGTCAGTACAGCAAAAATTATCCTCGCGAACAACGGACAGGCACAAAGTTTTGGGCTGTTCCAGGGCCAGCTCCTGCATGTCTACACCTACGCGTCGATGACGGAAGCGTTCGAGCCGCAGCGGTTAGGCGGCCAGCGCTCGTGGGCGGCAACGCCGGCTTTCCCGATGGGGACGACCGTCCGCCGCGTCGAAGGTGCGAACGGAGACCGGATTTTGATTCGCTCCCGGTATACCTACAACCCTCGAATGCAGGTGAGTAAAAACGCGATTGCCAGAGCCGGCCGCGTACATGACCGTAAGTTCGAAGCACGTTTTCCGATGCTGAAGGGTATCCCGATGGAGTACCGATGGGCAGGCGCCATGGCGCTCACGTGGAACGGAGTTCCCGCGTTTGGGGAAATCGAGCCCGGCGTCTTCGCGGCGATTGCCTGCAACGGAGTGGGTGCGACGAAGGCGACGGCGTCCGGCATCGCCGCCGCTGAGGCCGCACTGGGGCAGGACTCCTGGCTGGTTCAGGTCTTCCGGGGTTTTGCCGCACCAAAGCGGCTGCCGCCTCAGCCTTTCCTGACGATAGGCGCGACGGCAAATCTCAGCATGAAGGAATGGTCGGCCGGAGCGGAGTAA
- a CDS encoding dihydrodipicolinate synthase family protein: protein MKDFSFTGINLAISTPFDENGKPDHGRLEQLIERYLAAGIRGFVLSSGTGMHVYLSQEESKALVAFGAKVINGRARIIAQTSALLVDDVVERTRHAADSGAGAVMVLPPFFEGPTDDDGVFEFYGAVARAGLPIIGYNVPQAVGVEITPPLLRRLHEIPEFLAVKDSSGDLSKQAALVRTGLPMMNGADPLMPYAMYAGVRGLIWGGANFAPKTCTQFVTAAQEHRWDDAREIWRVLEPAMSLIWEGDYVQSVYAAAEMTGYGAGNPRRPLARLSAKKADALRSALGDLVEREKLAV, encoded by the coding sequence ATGAAAGATTTTTCTTTTACTGGCATCAATCTGGCGATTAGTACTCCTTTCGATGAAAACGGCAAGCCAGACCATGGTCGACTGGAGCAGCTGATCGAACGATACCTCGCTGCAGGCATTCGCGGCTTCGTGCTCAGTTCGGGCACGGGCATGCATGTGTATCTGTCGCAAGAAGAGTCGAAGGCACTGGTTGCGTTCGGTGCGAAGGTGATCAATGGGCGGGCACGCATCATCGCGCAGACATCTGCGCTGCTCGTCGATGACGTAGTCGAGCGTACCCGTCATGCAGCAGACAGCGGCGCGGGCGCGGTCATGGTGCTACCGCCGTTCTTCGAAGGACCGACGGACGACGACGGCGTCTTCGAGTTTTACGGGGCCGTTGCGCGCGCCGGCCTGCCCATCATCGGCTACAACGTGCCGCAAGCCGTGGGTGTGGAAATCACGCCGCCGCTCCTGCGACGTCTCCATGAGATTCCCGAATTTCTTGCCGTGAAGGACAGCAGCGGAGATTTGAGCAAGCAGGCAGCGCTCGTTCGCACAGGGCTTCCGATGATGAACGGAGCAGATCCGCTCATGCCCTATGCGATGTATGCAGGCGTCCGTGGGCTCATCTGGGGCGGTGCGAACTTCGCGCCGAAGACGTGCACGCAGTTCGTCACGGCGGCCCAGGAACATCGCTGGGATGACGCGAGAGAGATTTGGCGCGTGCTCGAGCCGGCCATGTCTCTGATCTGGGAAGGCGACTACGTCCAGTCCGTTTATGCCGCAGCGGAGATGACCGGTTATGGCGCGGGCAATCCGCGTCGACCGCTCGCCCGGCTTTCCGCAAAGAAGGCCGACGCCTTGCGCAGCGCGCTCGGTGACCTGGTCGAGCGCGAAAAGCTCGCTGTTTAA
- a CDS encoding aldehyde dehydrogenase produces the protein MTDLLSRSDYQKIARELKLPSHAFINGKACAAASRETFPTINPATGGHLADVPACGKADVDAAVASARAAFNDGRWSRLHPAARKQAILRLADLIEKNALELSVMESLDAGKTIFDCQTVDVPETINVLRWHAEAIDKIYDQVSPASDSHISMIVREAIGVVGLVLPWNFPLLMLAWKIGPSLAAGCSLVVKPAEETSLTTMRVAELALEAGIPAGVFNVVTGSGPAVGEPIGRHRDIDMVSFTGSTDTGRRFLSYSAESNLKEIVLEMGGKNPCIVMSDATDLDAVAGHIVNGALWNMGENCSAISRLIVHRDIKAPLLDRIMKLADEWRVGDPLDPANRIGPLVSQQHYEKVQSYLSDDINVLYGGQTSEGRYVHPTIIDVASNDATHAREEIFGPILSVITVSSLQEAIDIANDTDYGLAASVFAGNGKRALRAARALRAGTVTVNSFGEGDITTPFGGFKQSGFGGRDNSLHAHDQYTQLKTIWLDLNDNDADEE, from the coding sequence ATGACTGATTTGCTGTCCAGGAGCGACTACCAGAAAATCGCTCGTGAACTGAAGTTGCCGAGCCATGCTTTCATCAATGGGAAAGCATGCGCGGCAGCCTCCCGTGAGACGTTTCCGACGATCAACCCGGCGACGGGCGGACATCTCGCCGACGTGCCCGCTTGCGGAAAGGCGGACGTGGACGCGGCTGTCGCCAGTGCGCGTGCCGCATTCAATGACGGTCGCTGGTCCAGGCTGCATCCCGCTGCGCGCAAGCAGGCGATTCTCCGGCTCGCCGATCTCATCGAGAAGAACGCTCTCGAACTTTCAGTCATGGAGAGTCTCGACGCGGGCAAGACCATCTTCGACTGCCAGACCGTCGACGTGCCGGAAACGATCAACGTTCTGCGCTGGCACGCGGAAGCCATCGACAAAATCTACGACCAGGTTTCACCCGCCTCCGATAGCCACATATCGATGATCGTGCGCGAAGCAATCGGTGTCGTCGGCCTCGTCTTGCCATGGAATTTCCCGCTGCTGATGCTCGCGTGGAAAATCGGTCCGTCTCTGGCAGCGGGCTGTTCGCTCGTCGTGAAGCCTGCTGAAGAAACGTCGCTTACGACCATGCGGGTTGCCGAACTCGCGCTCGAAGCAGGGATTCCCGCTGGCGTCTTCAATGTCGTGACGGGCTCGGGCCCCGCGGTTGGTGAACCCATCGGCCGGCATCGCGACATCGATATGGTGTCGTTCACGGGTTCGACCGATACAGGTCGACGCTTTCTTTCCTATTCAGCGGAGAGCAATCTCAAGGAGATCGTGCTGGAAATGGGCGGGAAGAATCCCTGCATCGTGATGTCCGACGCGACCGACCTCGACGCCGTGGCAGGCCACATCGTCAACGGTGCGCTCTGGAACATGGGTGAAAACTGCTCGGCGATCTCGCGGCTCATCGTTCATCGCGACATCAAGGCACCGCTGCTCGATCGAATCATGAAGCTCGCCGATGAATGGCGCGTCGGCGACCCGCTTGACCCGGCCAACCGGATCGGACCGCTCGTTTCGCAGCAGCATTACGAGAAGGTGCAGTCGTATCTGTCGGACGATATCAACGTGCTTTATGGCGGACAGACGAGCGAAGGACGTTATGTCCATCCGACCATCATCGACGTCGCGAGCAACGACGCGACGCATGCGCGCGAAGAGATTTTTGGGCCGATCCTGTCCGTCATCACGGTGAGCAGCCTGCAGGAAGCAATCGACATCGCGAACGACACCGACTACGGCCTTGCCGCTTCCGTATTTGCCGGTAACGGCAAGCGGGCATTGCGTGCAGCACGCGCACTTCGGGCAGGCACCGTGACGGTGAATTCGTTTGGTGAGGGCGACATTACGACTCCGTTTGGCGGCTTCAAACAGTCGGGTTTCGGCGGACGCGACAACTCGCTGCATGCGCATGACCAGTACACCCAGCTGAAAACCATCTGGCTCGACCTGAACGACAACGACGCTGACGAAGAGTAA
- a CDS encoding GntR family transcriptional regulator, translating to MKANVVDMDREDGQAASLDRKSALGQALRHRILSMELAPGASLDEVALAEEFGLSRPPVRELMRQMAAEGYIELEANRAARVASMNYDSLRNYFLAAPLIYVATTKLAAVHATQAEIDGLKRIQERFRAAVEGVDVDERVLQNDGFHLAIGKMAHNPYLLPSLCRLLIDHARLGKTFYQPRDKRMDAELAEAVQQHEDIIDAIQRRDADTAGEVVRAHVYLARRNMASYVAPDGVDVPINF from the coding sequence ATGAAGGCGAACGTCGTTGATATGGATCGCGAGGATGGGCAGGCAGCGTCCCTTGACCGCAAATCAGCACTGGGACAGGCATTGCGTCACCGCATTCTCAGCATGGAGCTGGCGCCGGGTGCGTCGCTGGATGAAGTGGCGTTGGCTGAAGAGTTTGGGCTGTCGCGTCCGCCCGTGCGCGAACTGATGCGGCAGATGGCGGCCGAGGGTTACATCGAGCTTGAGGCGAATCGCGCGGCGCGCGTTGCATCAATGAACTATGACTCGCTGCGCAACTATTTTCTGGCGGCGCCGCTGATTTATGTGGCGACCACCAAGCTTGCAGCCGTCCACGCGACGCAAGCCGAGATCGATGGCTTGAAGCGAATCCAGGAACGGTTTCGCGCAGCAGTGGAGGGCGTGGATGTAGACGAGCGGGTTTTGCAGAACGACGGGTTCCACCTTGCAATCGGAAAGATGGCTCACAACCCGTATCTGTTGCCGAGCCTTTGCAGGCTGCTGATCGACCATGCGCGGCTTGGCAAGACGTTTTATCAGCCGCGCGATAAACGAATGGACGCAGAGCTTGCGGAAGCGGTCCAGCAGCACGAGGACATCATCGACGCCATTCAGCGTCGCGATGCAGATACGGCCGGCGAAGTCGTGCGCGCGCACGTGTATCTGGCGCGGCGAAACATGGCGTCGTACGTCGCGCCTGACGGTGTTGATGTGCCGATCAATTTTTAG
- a CDS encoding hybrid-cluster NAD(P)-dependent oxidoreductase has product MNSVERMFDPAPEANDRLSDASTWERGAIHWASGEQKTLTCCRVVDETHDVKSFEFRVDDGSPIRFEPGQFMTVSASVQGQPVERCYTISSPPTRPYLVSITVKRVPGGVMSNWLHDNMKPGTQLRAYGPSGSFTPTAAPAVKSLYLSAGSGVTPLMSMTRASIDLGLDRDIVFVHSARTPADIVFRKELQRLAELSPRLKTFFVCEGMGDEDGWSGRVGRLSLQLLSEWVPDYIEREAFTCGPAGYMSAVRTLLQEGGHNPARYHQESFDIGAGIAPEPASPKCDATQETFTIKLSRSSKTFTMNASDTVLSAAKKAGVAIPSSCSQGMCGTCKTKVLEGTVDMNHNGGIREREVQKGFRLLCCSRPTSDLVLEL; this is encoded by the coding sequence ATGAACTCGGTAGAAAGAATGTTCGACCCGGCGCCCGAAGCCAATGACAGACTCTCGGATGCAAGCACATGGGAGCGCGGCGCGATCCACTGGGCAAGCGGCGAGCAGAAGACCCTGACCTGCTGTCGAGTGGTCGATGAGACCCATGACGTGAAGAGCTTCGAATTTCGTGTCGACGATGGCTCGCCCATCCGCTTCGAGCCGGGTCAGTTCATGACGGTATCGGCCAGCGTGCAGGGACAGCCAGTCGAGCGCTGCTACACGATTTCGTCGCCGCCGACTCGGCCCTATCTGGTGTCCATCACGGTTAAGCGCGTACCGGGTGGTGTCATGTCCAACTGGCTTCACGACAACATGAAGCCCGGTACCCAGTTGCGCGCATATGGACCATCGGGCAGCTTCACGCCGACGGCCGCGCCAGCCGTGAAGTCGCTGTATCTGTCCGCAGGCTCGGGCGTCACGCCGTTGATGTCGATGACACGCGCGAGTATCGATCTCGGCCTGGACCGCGACATCGTGTTTGTGCATAGCGCGCGGACACCAGCAGACATCGTGTTCCGAAAGGAACTGCAGAGGCTCGCCGAGTTGTCTCCTCGCCTTAAAACATTTTTCGTGTGCGAGGGAATGGGAGATGAGGACGGCTGGTCTGGACGTGTAGGCCGGCTCAGCCTGCAGCTTCTGTCCGAGTGGGTGCCTGACTACATCGAGCGCGAGGCTTTTACGTGTGGTCCCGCTGGCTACATGAGCGCGGTGCGCACCTTGCTTCAAGAGGGCGGACACAATCCCGCCCGCTATCACCAGGAAAGTTTCGACATCGGCGCGGGCATTGCGCCGGAGCCCGCTTCGCCGAAATGCGACGCAACTCAAGAGACTTTCACTATCAAGCTCTCCCGCTCGTCGAAGACATTCACGATGAATGCATCTGACACGGTGCTCTCCGCTGCAAAGAAAGCCGGCGTGGCAATCCCGTCGTCGTGCAGTCAGGGCATGTGCGGAACGTGCAAGACGAAGGTGCTTGAAGGCACGGTCGACATGAATCACAACGGCGGAATTCGCGAGCGAGAGGTTCAGAAGGGATTCCGGCTTCTTTGCTGCAGCCGCCCCACCTCGGATCTGGTGCTGGAGCTTTGA
- a CDS encoding M24 family metallopeptidase has protein sequence MTDDQLSDAGIETETRGKESILRDVRAYRLARVQEQLRKNRCPAILLYDPVNIRYATDTSNMQVWAGRNPARYVMVFADGRIVAWEFHSSEHVWDGLDLNVELRGALSWTFFNAGHEAERRAETWGAEIVDVFRKHAPADSLLAVDRLDPFGTAYLERHGITLLDGQALMETARLIKSPGELVLIGESLRTAEKGIERMRRELRPGLTENDIWANLHYENIRNGGEWIETRLLASGDRTNPWMHECSSRVLQAGDLLAFDTDMVGPNGYCSDISRTWLVGDGRPSDEQRKLYELAHTQVHFNMDILRPGMTFREFSEKAWKIPDKYVKNRYCCLAHGIGMVDEYPSIAHQVDWESAGYDGLFEVGMTVCVESYIGAEGGTQGVKLEQQVVLAENGCVSLTDCSFETDWL, from the coding sequence ATGACGGATGACCAGCTGTCAGATGCAGGCATCGAAACCGAAACGCGTGGAAAGGAAAGCATCCTGCGTGACGTTCGGGCTTATCGCCTGGCTCGGGTACAGGAACAGCTACGCAAAAACAGATGCCCGGCAATCCTGCTATACGATCCGGTCAATATTCGATATGCAACCGACACATCGAACATGCAAGTTTGGGCGGGCCGCAATCCAGCCCGGTACGTGATGGTCTTCGCTGACGGTCGCATCGTCGCGTGGGAATTTCACAGCAGCGAGCACGTATGGGACGGACTGGACCTGAACGTCGAGTTACGCGGCGCGCTTAGCTGGACGTTCTTCAATGCGGGCCACGAAGCCGAGCGCCGCGCAGAGACGTGGGGAGCGGAAATAGTCGACGTGTTCCGGAAACACGCTCCTGCCGACAGCCTGCTTGCAGTGGACCGGCTCGACCCATTCGGCACGGCGTATCTGGAAAGGCACGGCATTACGCTGCTGGACGGACAGGCGCTGATGGAGACGGCACGACTGATCAAATCACCAGGCGAACTCGTTCTGATTGGTGAGTCTTTGCGCACCGCCGAAAAAGGTATTGAGCGCATGCGTCGCGAGCTTCGTCCGGGACTGACCGAAAACGACATCTGGGCAAATCTTCACTACGAGAACATCCGGAACGGCGGCGAGTGGATCGAAACACGACTCCTCGCGTCCGGCGACCGTACCAATCCCTGGATGCACGAATGCTCAAGCAGGGTTTTGCAAGCCGGCGACCTCCTCGCATTCGACACAGACATGGTCGGACCGAATGGCTACTGCTCCGATATTTCGCGCACCTGGCTGGTGGGCGACGGGCGCCCCTCCGATGAGCAACGCAAACTGTACGAGCTTGCCCATACCCAGGTCCACTTCAATATGGACATTCTGCGCCCGGGAATGACCTTCCGCGAGTTCTCGGAAAAGGCATGGAAGATTCCCGACAAATACGTCAAGAACCGATATTGCTGTCTTGCGCATGGCATCGGGATGGTCGACGAGTATCCGTCGATCGCGCACCAGGTCGACTGGGAGAGCGCGGGCTACGACGGCCTGTTCGAGGTCGGTATGACGGTATGCGTCGAAAGCTATATCGGCGCGGAAGGCGGGACGCAGGGCGTGAAGCTCGAACAGCAGGTGGTGCTCGCAGAAAACGGCTGTGTCTCTCTGACAGATTGCAGCTTCGAGACCGACTGGCTGTGA